In the genome of Bradyrhizobium sp. CB3481, the window TGCGCGTTCTGAAGCTGCGCCTTGAGCTGGTCGACTTCGGACTGCCGCTGCTCGACGTCAAAACCGCGGCCGGCGTCGCGTTCGTAAAGATTGGTCATCTGCGCCAGCCGCGTGCTGGACAGCTTGAGCTGCGCCTCGATCGCCTTGACCTGCGCGTCGTAGGGGGTCGGATCGATCTTGAACAGCACGTCGCCTGCCTTCAGCGGCGTGTTGGCAGCCACGGGAACGTCCGTCACCTCGCCCGCGACGTCGGGAACGATTGCGACCGCGTTGCGGGCCACGATGGCGGGTCCTTGCGGCGCGCCCCAGCCCATCGGAATGAATAGGCCGAGGTTTAGCAGCAACAGCACGATCAGGGGCGAAGCCTTCCAGAACGCGTTGAAGCGGATGATACCGAGCCAGACCAGGGAGAAGAGCAGCGCCACGTAGAGCGCCATCAGGGCGACCATCATGGCGCACGCTCCTCAAGGCGGCGCGCAGGCACGTCGACGTAGGCCCATATCAGTGCGACCGGCCACAGCGCGAAGCCGAAGAGCAGCGTGATCCAGCCGGCCACGGCAACGGCCTGCGGCCAGGGATGGCCGCGCCGGCGCGCGACGTGGCCCGGCAGCGACCCCATCAGCCAGATCACCAGCACGATCACCGCAACCAGAATGAGCAGTACGATCCAGGCGAAGATGTCAT includes:
- a CDS encoding DUF3302 domain-containing protein, whose translation is MSGYDIFAWIVLLILVAVIVLVIWLMGSLPGHVARRRGHPWPQAVAVAGWITLLFGFALWPVALIWAYVDVPARRLEERAP